One window of Populus nigra chromosome 5, ddPopNigr1.1, whole genome shotgun sequence genomic DNA carries:
- the LOC133694442 gene encoding transcription factor bHLH155-like — protein MGMGTDLHNTLRSLCFNTDWNYAVFWKLKHRARMVLTWEDGYYDNCEQHDALENKCFRQTQENLHGGHYPRDPLGLAVAKMSYHVYSLGEGIVGQVAVSGKHQWIFADKHVTNSFSSYEFSDGWQSQFSAGIRTIVVVAVVPYGVVQLGSLNKVIEDVNLVTHIKDVFFALQDSTVSHVTSPSQHIMKNALCLKTAAELKNKQEVLEISTPTNDENIDLLNLKSNASYLDHRSQLGMDIISDRMFGGETSVWKDLGRGSEHKTTMHSNSFMKENVSLSDLALPNEKLGADLAGFPADLFDSTICDRDKSDSINLRPNVVLNAPESSDIRFKRDLEKKLDHPAESTHFNSSDTFFKFSAGCELLEALGPSFLNRCMPFDYQTGKSEAGNIFEMPEGMSSSQMTFDFGSENLLEAVVGNVCHSGSDVKSEKSGCKSVQSLLTAEKLPEPSIQTKHIMNSAGYSINQSSVVEEDVHNLSNSTEVCGGMSSKGFSSTCPSTYSEQLDKRSESAKNNKKRAKTGENCRPRPRDRQLIQDRIKELRELVPNGSKCSIDSLLERTIKHMLFLENITKHADKLNKCTEPKMHQKGTDASNYEQGSSWAVEVGGHLKVSSIIVENLNKNGQMLVEMLCEECSHFLEIAEAIRSLGLTILKGITEVHGEKTWICFVVEGQNNKIMHRMDILWSLVQILQPKTTN, from the exons ATGGGTATGGGTACTGACTTGCATAATACTTTGAGGAGCCTCTGCTTCAATACTGATTGGAATTATGCTGTTTTTTGGAAGCTTAAACATCGTGCTCGCAT gGTGTTAACTTGGGAAGATGGCTACTATGATAATTGTGAGCAACATGATGCTTTAGAGAACAAGTGCTTCAGGCAGACACAAGAAAATTTGCATGGTGGGCATTATCCACGTGACCCGCTTGGATTGGCTGTGGCAAAGATGTCTTACCATGTATACTCTCTCGGGGAAGG GATTGTTGGACAGGTGGCAGTCAGTGGAAAACATCAGTGGATCTTTGCAGATAAACATGTTACTAATTCCTTCTCATCATATGAG TTCTCTGATGGCTGGCAAAGTCAGTTTTCTGCTGGGATCAGG ACCATTGTTGTTGTGGCTGTTGTTCCGTATGGAGTTGTACAGCTTGGCTCTTTGAATAAA GTTATTGAGGATGTGAATTTGGTGACACATATTAAAGATGTCTTTTTTGCCCTTCAAGATTCCACAGTCTCACATGTTACTAGTCCATCACAACATATTATGAAGAACGCATTATGTCTG AAAACAGCagctgaattgaaaaataaacaagaagtgCTTGAAATATCAACACCaacaaatgatgaaaacatCGATTTACTTAATCTGAAATCAAATGCCTCCTATTTGGATCACCGGAGTCAACTAGGGATGGATATAATTAGTGATCGGATGTTTGGAGGGGAGACTAGTGTTTGGAAAGATCTAGGTCGGGGATCAGAGCACAAAACGACAATGCATTCAAATAGTTTTATGAAGGAGAATGTTAGTCTATCTGATCTTGCACTTCCAAATGAAAAGCTTGGAGCTGATCTTGCAGGCTTCCCTGCAGACCTCTTTGACTCTACCATTTGTGATAGAGATAAGTCAGATAGCATTAATCTTCGTCCAAATGTGGTGTTGAATGCACCTGAATCTTCAGACATAAGATTCAAAAGGGATTTGGAGAAGAAACTGGACCATCCAGCTGAATCAACTCACTTCAACTCCTCGGACACATTTTTTAAGTTCTCTGCTGGCTGCGAGTTGCTTGAAGCGCTAGGACCATCTTTCTTGAACAGGTGTATGCCCTTCGATTATCAAACAGGGAAGAGTGAAGCTGGAAATATTTTTGAGATGCCAGAGGGGATGAGTAGTAGCCAGATGACATTTGACTTTGGCTCAGAGAATCTTTTAGAAGCAGTAGTAGGCAATGTTTGCCATAGTGGCAGTGATGTTAAAAGTGAGAAATCAGGTTGTAAATCAGTGCAGTCTCTGTTAACAGCTGAGAAATTGCCTGAGCCCTCTATCCAGACTAAGCATATCATGAATTCAGCAGGTTATTCAATTAATCAGTCATCTGTTGTTGAAGAGGATGTACATAATTTATCTAACTCAACAGAAGTATGTGGTGGAATGTCTTCCAAAGGATTTTCATCAACTTGTCCAAGTACCTATAGTGAGCAGTTGGATAAGCGTTCAGAATCAGctaagaacaacaaaaaaagggCTAAAACTGGTGAAAATTGCAGGCCTCGGCCAAGGGACAGACAGCTGATCCAAGATCGCATCAAGGAGCTGAGAGAGCTTGTGCCCAATGGATCAAAG TGCAGTATAGATTCGTTGCTGGAGCGCACAATCAAGCACATGCTCTTTCTAGAAAACATTACAAAGCATGCTGACAAGCTCAATAAATGTACAGAACCGAAG ATGCATCAGAAGGGAACAGATGCCTCCAATTATGAACAGGGTTCGAGCTGGGCAGTGGAAGTGGGAGGTCATCTAAAGGTCTCATCAATAATAGTAGAAAATCTAAACAAAAATGGACAGATGCTTGTAGAG ATGTTATGCGAGGAATGCAGTCATTTTCTTGAGATAGCAGAGGCTATCAGAAGTTTAGGCCTGACAATATTGAAAGGAATTACAGAAGTGCACGGTGAGAAGACATGGATATGTTTCGTGGTTGAG GGGCAGAACAACAAAATTATGCATAGAATGGATATCCTATGGTCACTCGTGCAAATATTGCAGCCCAAGACAACAAACTAA
- the LOC133694104 gene encoding 1-aminocyclopropane-1-carboxylate oxidase homolog 12-like, translating to MELLIPVAADSFLQDESSYDKGKAVKAFDETKAGVKGLVDSGVTKIPRFFIHPPEDVEKSSSDSIHLGLQVPVINFEHFESCRRSEVVNEIRKASEIWGFFQMVNHGIPVSVLDDMLAGVRRFHEQHRDVKMEFYSRDRKQPVRFFCNGDLLVNRAPANWRDTIAFDFQDGKLDPELFPETFREEVSQYIRHMIQMKKTLSELISEALGLPSDYLSSLECMETESLVCHYYPACPEPDLTLGATKHRDPSLMTVLLQDNTGGLQVRNQTQWVDVPPLQGALVVNIGDFMQLITNDKFKSVEHRVLVGQEGSRTSVACFFYPSTANKFKPYGAIKELVSDDNVPMYRETHIAEFLAFFRSKGLDGTPTLCHFKLA from the exons ATGGAACTCCTGATTCCAGTAGCTGCAGATTCCTTTCTCCAAGATGAGTCCAGCTATGACAAGGGTAAGGCAGTGAAGGCATTTGATGAAACAAAGGCAGGTGTTAAGGGACTAGTAGACTCTGGAGTAACAAAAATCCCCAGGTTTTTTATCCACCCACCAGAGGATGTTGAAAAGTCATCATCCGACAGTATCCATCTGGGACTTCAGGTTCCAGTTATAAACTTCGAGCACTTTGAAAGTTGCCGACGATCAGAGGTGGTCAATGAGATTCGCAAAGCGTCAGAAATATGGGGATTCTTTCAAATGGTTAACCACGGGATTCCCGTTAGTGTCTTGGATGATATGTTAGCTGGTGTGAGACGATTCCACGAGCAACACCGAGATGTGAAGATGGAGTTTTATTCACGTGACCGTAAGCAGCCAGTGAGGTTCTTCTGCAATGGCGATCTCCTTGTCAACAGAGCACCAGCAAATTGGAGGGATACAATAGCATTTGATTTCCAAGATGGTAAACTGGACCCTGAACTCTTTCCTGAAACTTTCAG AGAAGAAGTCAGTCAATACATCAGACACATGATCCAAATGAAGAAGACACTATCTGAACTAATATCAGAGGCACTCGGACTTCCTAGCGATTACCTCTCAAGCTTAGAATGCATGGAAACTGAATCGTTAGTGTGCCACTATTATCCGGCTTGTCCCGAGCCAGACCTGACGTTGGGTGCCACCAAGCATAGAGACCCATCTTTAATGACTGTTCTCCTGCAAGACAACACGGGTGGCCTCCAAGTTCGCAACCAAACTCAATGGGTCGATGTCCCTCCTTTACAGGGAGCTCTAGTAGTAAATATTGGGGACTTCATGCAG CTGATCACCAATGACAAGTTCAAGAGTGTGGAGCATAGGGTTCTTGTTGGGCAGGAGGGATCCCGAACATCAGTAGCATGCTTTTTCTATCCAAGCAcagcaaataaatttaaaccttATGGAGCAATAAAGGAGCTTGTGTCTGATGACAATGTGCCCATGTACAGGGAAACTCATATTGCTGAGTTCCTGGCTTTCTTCAGGTCCAAAGGATTAGATGGTACTCCAACCCTTTGTCATTTCAAACTGGCATGA
- the LOC133693573 gene encoding uncharacterized protein LOC133693573: MAFISFLGRVLFASVFILSAYQEFNEFGVDGGPAAKALKPKFGVFTSHVLSHTGIQVPEIEIKHLVSAAIFLKGIGGILFIIGSSLGAYLLIIHQLIAIPILYDFYNYDSEEKEFNQLFIKFTQNMALYGALLFFIGMKNSFPRRQHKKKVPKTKTG, translated from the exons ATggctttcatttcatttcttggACGAGTCCTCTTTGCCTCTGTTTTCATACTCTCCGCTTACCAAGA GTTCAATGAATTTGGGGTTGATGGAGGACCGGCTGCGAAGGCACTGAAACCAAAGTTTGGTGTGTTTACCAGTCATGTGCTATCTCACACCGGCATACAAGTACCGGAAATTGAA ATCAAACATTTAGTCAGCGCTGCTATATTTCTCAAGGGCATTGGAGGCATCCTTTTTATCATTGGCAGCTCTCTTGGAGCCTACCTGCTG ATTATACATCAGCTGATTGCAATTCCAATCCTATATGATTTCTACAACTATGACAGTGAGGAGAAAGAGTTTAATCAACTTTTCATCAAATTTACACAG AATATGGCTCTCTATGGAGCGCTACTGTTTTTCATTGGGATGAAGAACTCATTTCCCAGGAGACAGCACAAGAAGAAGGTTCCTAAAACTAAAACTGGTTAG